The genomic stretch ATCATTCAACTTTCAGAATTGGCGGACCGGCCAAGTATTTTACTGCTGTTAAATCAAAAGAAGAATTGATTGAGGCGTTTGATTTCGCGGGAAAAAAAAATCTGCCTTTTTTTGTTTTTGGCGGCGGAAGCAATATCCTATATCGCGATAAAGGATACGGCGGTTTGGCTATAAAAATCCAAAATTCAAAAATTTCACTTGCCAAAATTATCAAGGCTGGAGCCGGAACTTTATTTAGCCAGTTGATTAGAGAGTCAATTAACGCTAATTTAACTGGCTTGGAATGGGCAACGGGAATTCCCGGGACTGTTGGCGGCGCGGTGGCCGGCAATGCCGGCGCTTACGGCCATTCCATATCCGAATTTGTGAAGAATGTCGCGATTTTAAGCAATAACGGAGCCGCGGGTTGGCGGATAAAAAATTATCCGGCCCAAAAATGCGATTTTATTTATCGCGGAAGCAGATTCAAAAAACCGGATAATCGTGAAATTATTTTAGAGGTTGAATTTAATTTGGAAAAAGGCGATTTAGAAAAAAGCAAAAAAATAATCCAAGGAATTTTGGAGGAAAGAAGAAACAAACTCGTTTCTTATCCTTCGGCCGGCTGCGTGTTTAAAAATATCATTATTGATGAATTAAAAAACAAAGAGGAATTTTTAAAATTAATTCCGCGGAATAAAATCAAAGGAGGAAAATTTCCGGCGGGCTGGCTGATTGAGAATTGCGGATTAAAGGGCAAGCAAATCGGCGGCGCTAAGATCGCGGAAGAACATGCTAATTATATTGTTAACGCCGGAGGAGCGACCGCCGATGATGTAATTCAACTGATTGATTTTTGCAGACAAAAAACGCAGGAAAAATTTAATCTGGATTTAGAAAAAGAAATCGTTGTAATATAATTTAATAAAATTATCCTCTTTAAAATGCTGGGGTGGCGGAATTGGCAGACGCTCTAGCTTTAGAAGCTAGCGGGAGAAATCCCATAAGAGTTCAAATCTCTTCCCCAGCATATCACATATCAGTAGAGAAAATCGCTAAAATTTTATCCACTTTTCTTTTGTTAAACTAATGTTATAATAAAAGTATATGGTAAAAATTTTTTTTAAAGCTCTTATTTGGGGTATTGCGGTCTTGATTATATTGAATGTTTTAATTTTCTTTGGCGCGGGATTTTATGGCGGTTTTACCGTTAGTAATCTCGGCGTTTATGTTCCGCCAACTTTTATTATTATTTTTCGTTATGCTTCTTTGTTTTTGGCTTTCGGCGTTGCCGTCTTTGTTTTTTTAACAAGAAAAAAACAAATGCCGCCTTTATTTTCTCAATCTTCTCAACCGCCTCCTTTGCAAACATTTCCGCCTTTTATGCCGCCTGAATCAAAGCCGCCTGTTTCTCCGTTGGAAAAACCTTTCAAACAATTTGAATTTCCAAAAGAATTTCCGCCTGTCCAGCCGTCAGAGCCGACTCCGATATTTCCGAAAAACCAAAATCAATCGCCTGTTTCTTTCGGTTCCGACAGTTTAGATTCTATGCCTATGCCTTCAAAAAATCAGCCGTCCGCGCCTTTTGATTCCAAAGAGCTAAAATCTCCTTTTGAAGAAAAAAAGGAAGAAGAAAAAGGCGATATTCACTCGTTTTAGCCGCAGCGTAATTTATCTTAAAGCGGTCATCGTATAATGGCTATTATGCGTCCTTGCCAAGGACGAAACGGGGGTTCGATTCCCCCTGACCGCACCAATCCACAATAAACTACGTGTATCAACTGTAATCTATGAGCAAGAACACATATATTTCTGCCACATTCGCCACTCTTATAATTTTGGGGATGATTTATATTGCAGGATTAAAACCCAAAAGTCCCAAACCAGAGTTTGCACAACAAGCACTTGCGGCAAAGTTTGAAGCATTGTCCCAAAGCGGAAATTCCTCTTGTTCTATGTCTTTTGCCAATTCCATTGAATCAATGCCTGATTCAGAACGCCTTCAAGGCTCGTGCTGTTCAGCAATGAGTATGCACCGCTATAGCGAACAGGTTGAAGGGTTGAAGAAGTATGCGGAAATTAAAGAAATTCCTCCTGACCCTTATGACATTGAAGCTAGCCTTGCCAAGAAATTAAAAAGATACTATAACATTGAGCTCACGCCAGAAGAACAACAAGCATACGATTATGCGATGCAAAATTCGCACGAGAAGGGGCCGTGCTGTTGTAAGTGCTGGCGGTGGTATGTCTATGGTGGATTGGCAAAATTGCTGATTCAAAAGTATGACTTTACTGGAGAGCAAATTGCTGACGTATGGAATCTCTCGGATGGATGCGGTGGTGATAGCGAACATAATCACATAACCAGTTAAATCAATTTTGGAAATTACTGGAAAACTCAACGGCTTTTTGAGAGCCATTTGGTGGGCGGCCGCAACGGTCGCCCACCAATAGAGATTCTAATAAAAACCGCCATAAACATTTAATAAATGTTTATGGCGGTTTTAAAATTCAATAAAAATCTTTTATTTTTAACGCTAATTTTATTTTCAGCGTTAATTCTTCTTTTTGCCGGAGTATTTTTATTTCTACAATTGTGCCCGGCTTCTGAAAGGTTATTGCTCTTTCTATGTCTATGAAATTTCTTTGAGGTTTACCGTCTATTTCTAATATGACATCGCCTGGCCACAAATTAGCATCTTGAGCCGGACTATCGGGGCAGACCTTAGTAATTAACAAACCCAAAATTTTTTTATTGGAATAGATATCTATTCCAATAAAACTTTTGCTTATTGGCCCTTTTTCCAGAAGTTGAGGGATGATAATGGCAATATCTTCACTTGAGATAGCCAGACTCATTCCTGAAGGTGAAAATCTGACATTTAAGCCGAGTAATTCGCCTTTGGCATTGATTAACGGCCCGCCGGAATTTCCCGGAACCATCAGTGCGTCAGAAATGATAAAGTGTTGCGGTATCTTTTTTGTTGTTGTTTTTATCACCGCCAATGCTTTGGAAATAACGCCTTTATCGAGAGACCAGGAAATCCCAAATGGGTGCCCAATCGTAAATATGGCTTGGCCGATTGCCGCGTTTCTTCCGAATTTAAAATAATCGGAATTATTAAAATCTATCTTTAATAAAGCCAAATCATTCTCCGAGTCATATCCGATTAATTGGGCAATCGCGCATTCCACTTTTCCATAATTTTCATTAAAATCAAGATTTTCTATCTCGCCATTCGGCGGAAAATAACAAACCTCAATCTCTCCTTCGTCTTCCCTGATCATTTCAATAATATGGTAAGCGGTTAAAATATACCCGTTTTCTTTTATAAAAGCGCCGGCTCCGGTAATATTATGTTCGCGTCCATCCGTTTTTCTCGGCAGTTTAATCCTGACAATCACCACTTTTTTCATCGCTTCAATAAGTATTTTTTGTTCAGCAAGTATTTCTTGTTCAGCCATATTCGCCGGATCAAGTGTTTCAGAAAATGCGGGAGAAAGAAAAATAAAAAATAATGCCGCCAAAAACGTTAAAATCCGCTTCATTCTTATTTTTTTCAATTTAATTCCCTCCTTTTATTCTTTATTTAAATTTAAAAGTTCTAAAAAAAAATTCTGAAGGCTGGCCTTCAGAACAATATAAAAACTCCCCTTTAAGAATAGAGTCGTTTCCAGTTTTCACTGGAAGCCCTTTTTCTTAAAGTTTAATTAATTTTAATTCAAGCCAAAAAATTTGTCAAATTTTTCATCTGATTGCGCAATAATCGGACAAACAAGTAAAATTAGTTGTTAAATAAGCAATTTTGTTTTACCATAGGGTAAAGAATTCTTTGATAATTAAACTTTAACGAATGGAATAAACGGAGGTGAAAATGGCTGATAAAAAGAGTAAAAAAATCAGAGATGACATTAGAAACGATCTTATAGAAATTCCCGCTTTATTTTTTATTAATTACATTCTTTTGCCCGGCAGCGAATATGAAATAACGCTCAATAAATTGCCGCAAATTTCTGAAAAAAATTACTTGAAATTGAAAATCATTCTCAATGAGCGGTATCAGAAGCAAATGGAAATAGCGATTGTCTGTTTTGAACGGACAGATTCCACTGTTTGTTTGCGGGAATGGGGCGTTATCGCCAGAATAACCGGCTTATTTCCGTTTAGAATTGACGCTTCACCCCTTGATTTGCGGGTGCGAGTGATGGGACGTTGCCGGGTTTTCAGTTTTTCCCAAAATGAAGAACAAGATAATTGTTTTTTCGCGGCTATAAAAATCGCGCCTGTTCTGGCTATCAGCGAAGAAGAATGGCAAAGCAATGAAATCCAGAAATTAAAAAACGGCATTATTGAAGATTTTTTTGAATTTGCCGGTATTTGCGCGGAGATTGCTGCGATTTTTTCCGAGAATAATCATAAAGATAAAGAAGAGAAATTTCTTTTTTTGTTTTTATTTTCTCAAAAAACCGCGATTAGCATGGAACTTTGTTTAAATTTTAAAGAATTCATTAAAATCATAAATGAATGGCTGGATTGCGTTTGTCTGGAAAAAGAAGCGGTTTTTAGTTATAAATTTCGTTTTTTAAGCTTGGATGGCGAACGCCAGCAGATGCGAATGATAAAAAATACGATAAATAATTTAATTGGCATGGCGGAAAATACGTTATTAAAGGGGGATTCCCCGTCTTTTAAAGAAGATTTATGGTCAGGAAAGAGAAATTTTTCAGCTGAAAACCGCCAATCATCGGAAAAATATGAAAGAGATTTTTCCGCCGCTCAAAAAGAATTATCGGAGCGTTTGGAAGAGGTCTTAAAAAAACTGAACCTTTTAAAAAATGTTTTGACGGGAGGTGAAGAAAAATGACGATGGCTGATAAGGCGCAGGTTTTTGATTTCTCTCCGGGCAGGGCGGAAAAAAACATTATTTCTCATCTTAACCGATTTGTGGTTGGCCAAGAAAGAGCTAAAAAAAGAATAGTTGACATTGTTTTGCGCCGGGAAACCGGTTTTCGCGATCCGCGCCGGCCTTTAGGAGTGATTTTTCTTTTAGGTCCGACCGGCGTGGGAAAAACAGAATTGATTAAAGCGACCGCTGATTTTTTGTTCGGTAATCTTGGCGCTTATACTCACATTAGCTGCCCTAATTTTCAAAACGGGCATGAAATTTCTCAATTAATCGGTTCGCCGGCCGGATATGTCGGCTATAATCAGGAACCGTTTTTATCGCAAAACAACATTGATAAACATGATTTTTACCGCCGAATGGAAATGATTGAAGATTTTGAAAAGCGGCTAAAATATCATAGTGAATCAATAAAATCAATAAATTCCGCCAATTTGAAACAGGAAAAAGAATCAATATTAAAAGAAATAGAATCTTTAATAGAGAGAATCTGGGTATTAAAAAATCAATTAAAAAATAAAAGATTTTTTTCGCTGGTGCTTTTTGATGAATTTGAAAAAGCTCATCCCAAGCTTCAGGAAATGCTTTTGGAAATTTTAAGCGACGGCGCGCTTTCTCTAATGAGCGGCAAAAGGGTGGATTTTACCAACACCATTATCGCTTTAACCGGAAATATCGCCAGCAAAGAGATTAAAGAAGAAATGAGCGGATCTAAAATCGGCCTTCGTTTTCATTCCGAGCTGACGGAAAATTCTTCTAAAAGAATCTATAAGATAGTTTTAGCCAGATTGGAAAAAACCGTTTCGCCGGAAATTTTGGGCCGAATCGGCAAGGAAGGCGTTGAGGTTTGTAATTTTCTAAACCAAGAAGAAATGGCCGAAGTTTTAGAACTTCAAATAAAAGGATTGGAGGAACGTGTAAAAAATAACGCAAAGGCGTTCAAACTTTATATCTGTGAAGGCGTAAAACAATTTCTGCTAAGCGAAATTCAAGACCGGACAAATATCTTTTTGGGCGCTCGCGCGCTTTTGAATGTTTTTAAAAAAAGAATTGAAAATCCTCTGAATAAGCTACTGGCCAAAGATGAAGATGAAGGCGGCATTGCCAAGGGGGATATTGTGAAAATTCGGCTTAAAAAAAGCAAAGATAAAGAAGAACTGGAATTTACGCGCCAAATCTAAAAATTATTTAATTTTTAAAAAAGCAATCTGTAACGGATTGCTTTTTTCTTTTTTCGCCGCTATAATGAATCCCGTTAGAAATCAAAACCTTAAAATGTTATTTAGACCAATAAAATGTTTTATTATTAACCACAGCAGTTTTTAGAAATTTCTAAAGGAACTATTTCTAACGGGATGAATCATTAAATTATTAAACTAATAAAACATAATTTATGGCCGGGCAAAAAAAGAAGAACCAAAATTTCATCAGCATCAAGGGAGCGTGCGTCCATAATTTGAAAAATATTTCTTTAGATATCCCGAAAAATAAATTAACGGTTATTACCGGACTTTCCGGATCGGGGAAATCATCTTTGGCGTTTGACACGATTTACGCCGAAGCCGAGCGCCGCTTGCTGGATTCTTTTTCCGGTTATGCCCGCCAATTTTTAAACGTTAAAAACAAGCCCGAAGTGGAAGAGATTTCCGGTCTATCTCCGGCCATTGCCATTAACCAAAAAAATCTGGCGAAAAATTCTCGCTCCACGGTCGGCACGATTACTGAAATTTATGATTATTTGCGGGCGCTTTTTGTCCGGTTGGGAGAGCCGCAATGCCCGAAATGCGGAAAACTTCTTAAAAAACAGACCGTTGAGGAAATGTTTCAGGCAATTATGCGAGAGAGCCGCCAAAAGGCGGGCCGTTTGCTCTTTATTTTTGCCATTTTGGCGCGCGCAAAAAAAGGAGAACATAAAAAAGCGCTGGAGGGAATAAGAAAACAAGGATTTTTAAGGGTTAGAATTGACGGCGGCATTATGAGAATTGAAGAAGCGCTTGATTTAGATTTAGATTACAAAAAAAAACATACTCTTGAGGTGGTGGTTGATCGTTTGATTTTGGATAAAGAAACGGAAAAAGCGCGTTTAATGGAATCTCTTGAAACCGCGCTTTCTCTTGGTAAAGGAACGGCGGTCGTTTCCTTGGCTGACGGCCAAGCCGCGTCTTCAGCCGTTGAATTTGTTTCTTTCAAAGGCGCTCAAGAAATAATTTTCAGCCGGAATTTTTCCTGCGTTGACTGCGGTTTTTCTTTGGCGGCTTTGGAACCGCGGCTTTTTTCTTTCAATAATCCGCAGGGGGCTTGCGAAAAATGCAGCGGTCTGGGAAATTGTTTGGAAGCGGATCCGGAATTGATTATTCCTAATAAGGATTTGACGCTGGCGGAAGGGGCAATCCATCCTTGGGCGCGTTTTTCTTCGGCCGCGGGCAAAGAATCTTGGCAGGAATGGATGCTGAAAGATTTGGCCCAGAAGCATAAATTCAGTTTGAATGTGCCGGTTAAAAATTTATCAAAAAAAGCCGTTGAATTGGTGATTTTTGGCGATTCGGCTTGCCGACCGGAAGATAAGGCCGGAAATTTTCAAGGCGTGGCGGCTGATCTTAAAAAACGGTGGCGCGAAACTGATTCGGAAAGAACGCGTTCGGAATTGGAACGTTATATGAGAGAAACTCTTTGTTCGGCTTGCGGAGGAAAAAGATTAAAATTGGAAGCGCGGTCAATATTTTTAAATTTAAGCGATAAGAAAAAATACAGCATAACTGATATCTCTAAAATGCCGGTTAGCCGGCTGCTCGCGTTTTTCAGCCGGCTTTCCGGTAATCTTCAAAAAAAACAAGCCGCGCTGGCGACTCCTTTGATTTCTGAAATAATAAAACGTTTGCGATCTTTAACGGAAGTGGGATTGGATTATCTTACTTTGGAAAGATCTTCGGTTGATTTAGCCGGCGGCGAAGCTCAACGCCTCAAATTAGCGACACAAATTAGTTCTGATTTGACCGGCGTAATTTACGTTTTAGATGAACCATCAATCGGGCTCCATCCCCAAGATCATCATCGCCTTTTAATGGCGCTTAAGAATTTAAGAGATGCCGGCAATACGGTTTTGGTGGTGGAACATGATCTGGAAACCATTAAATCCGCGGATTGGATTATTGATCTCGGTCCCGGCGCGGGCCGCGGCGGCGGCGAAATAATTTTTGAAGGGACGCCGAACGAATTAAAACGGGTTAAAACTCTCACTGCCGATTATTTTACCGCCAGAAAAAAAGTGGAAATCGTTGACCATAAATTTTTAAAATCAAATTCAAAAATTTTAAAACTTACGATTAAAGGCGCGAGCGAACATAATTTGAAAGGCATTGACGTAAAAATTCCTTTAGGATTATTGGTTTGCGTGTCCGGCGTTTCCGGTTCGGGAAAAAGCACTTTAATCGGCGATATTTTAGCTTTGGCTTTACGCCGTCATTTTTACGGCGCCAAGGATTTGCCGGGAAAACATAAAGAAATTACCGGAATGGAACATTTGGATAAGGTTGTGATCGTGGATCAGTCGCCGATCGGCCGGACACCGCGCTCCAATCCCGTCACTTACACCGGCATTTTTTCTTTTATGCGCGACCTTTTCGCTGAAAATCAGGAAGGCCGGCGCCGCGGTTTTAAAACAAGCCATTTTAGTTTTAACGTTAAAGGCGGGCGTTGCGAAGAATGTGAAGGACAGGGGATGAAAAAAATAGAAATGGTTTTTTTGCCGGATATTTACGTGGAATGCGAAGAATGCCGCGGCGCCAGATATTGTCGGGAGGTTCTTGACGTGCGCCATAATAATCTGAACATCGCCGAGGCGCTGGATTTGCCTGTAGAAGAAGCGCTTGTTTTTTTTAAAGACATTCCTCAAATTCAGCGGCGTTTGGCGGTTTTGGCGGAAGTAGGTTTGGGATATTTAAAACTCGGCCAGCCGGCGACGACTCTTTCGGGCGGGGAAGCCCAGCGGGTCAAACTGGCCGACGAGCTGGCGATAAAAGAAACCGGCCGAACGCTCTATATTTTAGACGAACCGACAACCGGTCTTCATAGCGCTGATACGCAAAAACTTTTATCCATTCTTTCTTCTTTAGTGAAAAAAGGGAATTCTGTTTTGATAGTTGAACATAATCTTGAAATAATAAAAAATGCCGATTGGATTATTGATTTAGGGCCGGAAGGAGGCGAAAAAGGCGGAGAAATCGTGGCGGAAGGCACGGTTGAAGATCTTATTAAAAATAAAAAATCTCAAACCGGCCAATGGCTGGCCCGCGCGCTTAAATTTTAGCAAACAGATTTTGTTAAAATTTAAAAAAATAGTAAGATAATATTATTAAGTTTTTTAATAATTTACTTCGATAGAAGTTTATCAGATAAATACGGAGGTTGATATTGGAAAATAATCAGATTGATTTAGATGAAGGGGCGTGGCGCTGGCTTTTTGACAACAGGACGGAAATTGAAATAGCGATGATTATTAACGCCGTTTGGCTTGATCCGGCGTATAAAATTAATGTTCTAAAATTTGGAAAGGAAATAAAAATAAATAGAAAAGCGGATGGATTGTTTTTCCGCCATTTTTCGTCGGCGAATAAAAACAGCCGCCATCATCGCCGGCCAAGATCAATCGGCGGCAAGAGCGGCGGTCAAAACGTTATTTTGGTGAATCGCGATGATCATTGGGCGTGGCATAAATTATTCCGCAATTTTAGGCCCGATAAAATTGTGGAAAAAATAAACAGAAAATTTCTTTATTTAAATTCCGATTATTGTTTTAAGCTTGTTTATTTGGCGGACCCTGAAGCCGGTAATGGCGTGGATAAAGAATCTTTGTTTTGTTGTGAAATATGCGGCGAGTCGTATTTTAGCGAAATGGAAGCCAGAAAATGCCGGAAACAAGGATGGCTGGCGCCGCGTTTTGCTTGCGGTGAAAGAGTGCTGATAAAAATAAAAGGTTGCTCGCCTCAAATAGGCACGATCGCGGGTTGGGATAACGCTTTTTCAATTAATTTTCATTTTTATGAAATGTATCTCGTGGAGACGGGGAACGGAGTGATGAAAAATGTGAATGCCAAGAAAATAAAATATGTTTTGAAAAATAACGGGCGCAGAGAAAAAAGAAAAAAACACGTTGTTTTTTCTAAAAAAGCGTTTAAAAAAGCGATAAAAAGGAAAAAATTTTAAGTTTTTAACAAAAATTCTAAAAAGAAGGCGAACCCGCCTTCTTTTTTATTAATGATTGAATTTCAAACCGAAGTTGATCCCGTTAGAAAGTTAATAATAATTTTATGTTGAAAATATTTAATTATTATAATTTGCAAAGCGAGCTTTCTAACGGGGTTGACAGAGTTTTTAATTTGTCTAAAATACTTACATTAGCAATCTTTGGTCAAGACTGCTAAATCTAAATTTTATTTGAATTATGGCAAAAATTAACATTAAACCTCTTGGCGATCGGGTTTTGATTGAACCAATCGCCGAAGATTTGAGAACCAAATCCGGCATTGTGATTCCGGATACCGCGGAAAAAGAGCGGCCGGAAAAAGGGAAAGTAGTTGCCGCGGGCGAAGGCAAGAGAAGCGATGACGGAAAAATTATTCCGCTTTTCGTTAAAAAAGGCCAAACCGTTCTTTTTTCAAAATACGGCCCCAGTGAAATTAAGGTCGATAATAAAGAATATTTAATCGCCAAAGAAGAAGATATCCTCGCGATTCTTGAATAAAATAAATTTAAGAATCGCTAAATTTATATGGCAAAACAAATTGTTTTTAACGAAAAAGCGCGCGAGGCTTTAAAAAAAGGAGTGGATACTTTAGCTAATGCGGTTAAGATCACGCTTGGGCCAAAAGGCCGTAACGTGATTTTGGATAAAGGATTTGGCGCGCCGACGATTACCAATGATGGTGTAACCATTGCCAAAGAAATTGAACTGGAAGATAAAGTGGAAAATATGGGCGCGGAAATTATCAAAGAAGTCGCGACTAAAACTAACGATGTGGCCGGTGACGGAACGACCACTGCGACTCTTTTGGCGCAAGCCATTGTCACAGAAGGATTAAAAAACATCGCCGCCGGCGCCAGTCCCGTTGGCGTCAAGCGCGGCATTGAAAAAGCCGCCGAAGCCGTGGTGAAAAAATTAAAGGAAATTTCCATTGAGATTTCCGCCAAGAAAAAAGAAGAAATCGCTCAAGTGGCGACTATTTCCGCGAAAGATCCGGCGATCGGCGAAAAAATCGCCGAAGTGATAAAAATTGTGGGAAAAGACGGCGTGGTGACCGTGGAAGCGGCCCAGACTTTCGGCATTTCTTATGAAGTCGTGGAAGGCCTTCAATTTGATCGCGGCTACATTTCTCCTTATATGATCACTAATGCCGAGAGAATGGAGGCGGTTTATGACGACGTTCATATTTTAATCACGGATCGGAAAATTTCATCTATCAATGAAATTCTGCCGCTTTTGGAAAAATTGGCAAAATCCGGAAAAAAAGATTTGATAATTATCGCGGAAGAAGTGGAGGGAGACGCTTTAGCCACTTTGGTGGTTAATAAGCTCCGTGGCACTTTTAACGCTCTGGCGATCAAAGCGCCGGGATTTGGCGATCGCCGCGAGGAAATGCTTGAAGATATCGCCGCGGTCACCAATGGAAAGATGATTTCTGAAAAAGCAGGGATGAAGTTGGAAAGCGCGGAACTTAGCATGCTTGGAGAAGCCAAGAAAGTGATTTCCACAAAGGAGAACACCACGATTGTGGGCGGCGCCGGAAAAAAACAGGATATTGAAAAAAGAATCAATCAAATTCGCGTTCAGATCGGGCAGACCGATTCGGAATTTGACCGCGAGAAATTAGAGGAACGGCTGGCTAAACTTTCGGGCGGCGTGGCGGTGATTCGGGTCGGGGCGGCCACTGAAATAGAACAAAAAGAAAAACAGCATCGCATTGAAGACGCGGTTTCGGCCACCAAAGCGGCGATTGCAGAAGGGGTGGTTCCCGGCGGCGGCGTGGCTTTTGTGCGCACTTTGGACTCTTTGAAAAAACTTTTGGATTCTATGGAAAAAGAAGGGGATCGCGACGAGTGGGTTGGCGCTAAAATTCTTTTTAACGCCATTCAAAAACCGCTTTGGCAGATCGCTCATAACGCCGGCGTTTCCGGTTCCGTGGTGGTGGAAGAGATTAGAAAGAAAAGAGGAAATTATGGCTATAATGCCGCGACCGGAGAATATGAAGATTTAATTTTAGCCGGCATTGTTGATCCGACTAAGGTTACCCGTTCGGCGCTTCAAAACGCGGTTTCCGCTTCCAGCATGCTTTTAACCACCGAAGCGGTGGTGGCTGAAATTCCTGAAAAAAATCCGCCCGCGGGCGGCGCATCCGGAATGGGCGGCATGCCCGGAATGGGAATGTAAGCATAAACATAAAATTAATGTCCCTCTATAATACTTATCAGGGGAAAAATATCCGCAAGACTTGGCTGCTTTTTACGATTTTTCTCATTGTAATCATCGGCGTTGGCTGGGCTTTTTCAAGGATTTACGCCAATCCGTCGGTTTTGTATTTCGCGGTTATTTTTAGCGTTTTGATGAATGTTGCCGCCTATTGGTATTCGGATAAAATCGTTTTGAAAATGGCGCGGGCAATTCCGGCT from Candidatus Niyogibacteria bacterium encodes the following:
- the murB gene encoding UDP-N-acetylmuramate dehydrogenase; translated protein: MPLTIKENEILANHSTFRIGGPAKYFTAVKSKEELIEAFDFAGKKNLPFFVFGGGSNILYRDKGYGGLAIKIQNSKISLAKIIKAGAGTLFSQLIRESINANLTGLEWATGIPGTVGGAVAGNAGAYGHSISEFVKNVAILSNNGAAGWRIKNYPAQKCDFIYRGSRFKKPDNREIILEVEFNLEKGDLEKSKKIIQGILEERRNKLVSYPSAGCVFKNIIIDELKNKEEFLKLIPRNKIKGGKFPAGWLIENCGLKGKQIGGAKIAEEHANYIVNAGGATADDVIQLIDFCRQKTQEKFNLDLEKEIVVI
- a CDS encoding serine protease, which produces MKKIRMKRILTFLAALFFIFLSPAFSETLDPANMAEQEILAEQKILIEAMKKVVIVRIKLPRKTDGREHNITGAGAFIKENGYILTAYHIIEMIREDEGEIEVCYFPPNGEIENLDFNENYGKVECAIAQLIGYDSENDLALLKIDFNNSDYFKFGRNAAIGQAIFTIGHPFGISWSLDKGVISKALAVIKTTTKKIPQHFIISDALMVPGNSGGPLINAKGELLGLNVRFSPSGMSLAISSEDIAIIIPQLLEKGPISKSFIGIDIYSNKKILGLLITKVCPDSPAQDANLWPGDVILEIDGKPQRNFIDIERAITFQKPGTIVEIKILRQKEELTLKIKLALKIKDFY
- a CDS encoding ATP-dependent Clp protease ATP-binding subunit — protein: MTMADKAQVFDFSPGRAEKNIISHLNRFVVGQERAKKRIVDIVLRRETGFRDPRRPLGVIFLLGPTGVGKTELIKATADFLFGNLGAYTHISCPNFQNGHEISQLIGSPAGYVGYNQEPFLSQNNIDKHDFYRRMEMIEDFEKRLKYHSESIKSINSANLKQEKESILKEIESLIERIWVLKNQLKNKRFFSLVLFDEFEKAHPKLQEMLLEILSDGALSLMSGKRVDFTNTIIALTGNIASKEIKEEMSGSKIGLRFHSELTENSSKRIYKIVLARLEKTVSPEILGRIGKEGVEVCNFLNQEEMAEVLELQIKGLEERVKNNAKAFKLYICEGVKQFLLSEIQDRTNIFLGARALLNVFKKRIENPLNKLLAKDEDEGGIAKGDIVKIRLKKSKDKEELEFTRQI
- the uvrA gene encoding excinuclease ABC subunit UvrA, producing the protein MAGQKKKNQNFISIKGACVHNLKNISLDIPKNKLTVITGLSGSGKSSLAFDTIYAEAERRLLDSFSGYARQFLNVKNKPEVEEISGLSPAIAINQKNLAKNSRSTVGTITEIYDYLRALFVRLGEPQCPKCGKLLKKQTVEEMFQAIMRESRQKAGRLLFIFAILARAKKGEHKKALEGIRKQGFLRVRIDGGIMRIEEALDLDLDYKKKHTLEVVVDRLILDKETEKARLMESLETALSLGKGTAVVSLADGQAASSAVEFVSFKGAQEIIFSRNFSCVDCGFSLAALEPRLFSFNNPQGACEKCSGLGNCLEADPELIIPNKDLTLAEGAIHPWARFSSAAGKESWQEWMLKDLAQKHKFSLNVPVKNLSKKAVELVIFGDSACRPEDKAGNFQGVAADLKKRWRETDSERTRSELERYMRETLCSACGGKRLKLEARSIFLNLSDKKKYSITDISKMPVSRLLAFFSRLSGNLQKKQAALATPLISEIIKRLRSLTEVGLDYLTLERSSVDLAGGEAQRLKLATQISSDLTGVIYVLDEPSIGLHPQDHHRLLMALKNLRDAGNTVLVVEHDLETIKSADWIIDLGPGAGRGGGEIIFEGTPNELKRVKTLTADYFTARKKVEIVDHKFLKSNSKILKLTIKGASEHNLKGIDVKIPLGLLVCVSGVSGSGKSTLIGDILALALRRHFYGAKDLPGKHKEITGMEHLDKVVIVDQSPIGRTPRSNPVTYTGIFSFMRDLFAENQEGRRRGFKTSHFSFNVKGGRCEECEGQGMKKIEMVFLPDIYVECEECRGARYCREVLDVRHNNLNIAEALDLPVEEALVFFKDIPQIQRRLAVLAEVGLGYLKLGQPATTLSGGEAQRVKLADELAIKETGRTLYILDEPTTGLHSADTQKLLSILSSLVKKGNSVLIVEHNLEIIKNADWIIDLGPEGGEKGGEIVAEGTVEDLIKNKKSQTGQWLARALKF
- a CDS encoding co-chaperone GroES, whose amino-acid sequence is MAKINIKPLGDRVLIEPIAEDLRTKSGIVIPDTAEKERPEKGKVVAAGEGKRSDDGKIIPLFVKKGQTVLFSKYGPSEIKVDNKEYLIAKEEDILAILE
- the groL gene encoding chaperonin GroEL (60 kDa chaperone family; promotes refolding of misfolded polypeptides especially under stressful conditions; forms two stacked rings of heptamers to form a barrel-shaped 14mer; ends can be capped by GroES; misfolded proteins enter the barrel where they are refolded when GroES binds), which translates into the protein MAKQIVFNEKAREALKKGVDTLANAVKITLGPKGRNVILDKGFGAPTITNDGVTIAKEIELEDKVENMGAEIIKEVATKTNDVAGDGTTTATLLAQAIVTEGLKNIAAGASPVGVKRGIEKAAEAVVKKLKEISIEISAKKKEEIAQVATISAKDPAIGEKIAEVIKIVGKDGVVTVEAAQTFGISYEVVEGLQFDRGYISPYMITNAERMEAVYDDVHILITDRKISSINEILPLLEKLAKSGKKDLIIIAEEVEGDALATLVVNKLRGTFNALAIKAPGFGDRREEMLEDIAAVTNGKMISEKAGMKLESAELSMLGEAKKVISTKENTTIVGGAGKKQDIEKRINQIRVQIGQTDSEFDREKLEERLAKLSGGVAVIRVGAATEIEQKEKQHRIEDAVSATKAAIAEGVVPGGGVAFVRTLDSLKKLLDSMEKEGDRDEWVGAKILFNAIQKPLWQIAHNAGVSGSVVVEEIRKKRGNYGYNAATGEYEDLILAGIVDPTKVTRSALQNAVSASSMLLTTEAVVAEIPEKNPPAGGASGMGGMPGMGM